A genomic segment from Thermothielavioides terrestris NRRL 8126 chromosome 4, complete sequence encodes:
- a CDS encoding polysaccharide lyase family 7 protein (CAZy_ID 269648), with protein MLSLFHALVWWVACVVAALNPLCAPGGNFDMRYWNLQLPIGSKGHPTTISSADLQGCCGYQNWDYFFTEHSDGALVMKVPGSPSSAGCVTTAHSLHCSTELRELDPANGKPSSWDPNQAVNRLFARLACSQPGDGAGTVVGQIHIDDSVSTKPVAELYYDADGNLTVGVERNRTGGNQVRFPAGHVPVGQTFTYEIRYESNVLSVIIDGGCPQVFPTFQLDAPRSYFKVGNYLQGSTASDVHFFEIQVTH; from the coding sequence ATGCTCTCTCTGTTCCATGCTCTGGTCTGGTGGGTAGCCTGCGTCGTCGCTGCGTTGAATCCTCTCTgcgcgcccggcggcaaCTTCGACATGCGGTACTGGAACCTGCAGCTGCCCATTGGCTCAAAAGGCCACCCGACCACCATCTCCAGCGCGGATTTGCAGGGTTGCTGCGGCTATCAGAACTGGGATTACTTCTTCACTGAGCACTCCGACGGCGCGCTGGTCATGAAGGTCCCGGGCTCCCCCTCGTCTGCCGGCTGCGTGACCACAGCGCACAGTTTGCACTGCAGCACCGAGCTTCGAGAACTCGACCCTGCCAACGGCAAGCCCTCTTCATGGGACCCCAACCAGGCCGTCAACAGGCTTTTTGCCCGCCTAGCCTGCTCCCagcccggcgacggcgccggcaccgtcgTCGGGCAGATCCACATCGACGACTCCGTCTCGACCAAGCCCGTCGCGGAGCTGTACTACGATGCCGACGGCAACTTGACCGTGGGCGTGGAGCGGAACCGTACGGGAGGCAACCAGGTCCGCTTCCCGGCGGGCCATGTGCCCGTTGGCCAGACATTCACCTACGAGATTCGCTACGAAAGCAATGTGCTGTCTGTGATTATCGATGGCGGCTGTCCCCAGGTGTTTCCGACCTTCCAGCTCGACGCCCCGAGGAGCTACTTCAAGGTGGGCAACTACCTGCAGGGCTCCACTGCGTCAGACGTTCACTTCTTTGAGATCCAGGTGACGCACTAG